One stretch of Caloenas nicobarica isolate bCalNic1 chromosome 4, bCalNic1.hap1, whole genome shotgun sequence DNA includes these proteins:
- the SYNPO2 gene encoding synaptopodin-2, translating to MGTGDYLCIAMSGGAPWGFRLQGGKEQEQPLQIAKVRSKSKAAKAGLCEGDEVVSINGQPCGDLTYAEVIVLMESLTDVLQMLIKRSSSGTNETLSAERENGKHDNMKNEDYRESTTLQNNTAKEIPHGDLCITEIYCDTHQGGESNTHFSEIKQETTQSHRITPKVIGTSKVLVTDEAAFRGKTEEKRPCTMVELQLSLSNDGHKGTNAPAVTLLGAEKCSPAGRGPSAQQDGTSPVMAIPLGVKEGNIQWSSKVVQFSSSKEVKRIQGAVPTLPRVEVILDCLDREKEAARSVAERGCVDSQVEGGQSEAPPSLLSFAISSEGTEQGEDNQHLERDHRPLKHRARHARLRRSESLSEKQVKEAKSKCKSIALLLTAAPNPNSKGVLMFKKRRQRARKYTLVSYGTGELERDEDEGEEGEGEGEEGDKENTFEVSLLATSESEIDEDFFSDIDDSKILTFDWDSGLLEVEKKTKSGDEMQTLPETTGKGALMFAKRRQRMDQITAEQEEMKARTMHTEEQREATLSENFQRVSSSAYQTKEEEMSRQQSCVSKSYPDVSQNHSKIVQQNGFGLAPHRNLSFQSSESQKAASLNKTAKPFPSGVQNRAAAPFSPTRNVTSPLSDIPGPPPYCSISPPPEAFYRPVSAPVASRAAPTVWSPTEPTEHIASRDERIAVPAKRTGILQEAKRRSTSKPMFNFKETPKVSPNPALLSLVHNAEGKKGTGAGFESGPEEDYLSLGAEACNFMQTQASKQKAPPPVAPKPSLKVSPPAGTPVSPVWSPPAVASNKAPSFPAPASPQAAYPAPLKSPQYPHSPVHPPSTLNLAGPFKGPQASLASPNHTPKTPVTPSAGGTKPTFEMPPEMRGKGAQLFARRHSRMEKYVVDSETVQANMARASSPTPSLPASWKYSSNVRAPPPVAYNPIHCPSFPSAATKPSSKSTAATKNTKRKPKKGLNALDIMKHKPYQLDASLFTFQPPSPKESLAIKQTLKSPTSKQALPFRPPSAGSPPNARASSVYSVPAYTSQPLFQSNASTPVNEFYSPTGYSAFSKPETTKSSSFIAPRPKFSAKKAGVTAQVWKPSIIEE from the exons GTTCGCAGCAAGAGCAAAGCAGCTAAGGCTGGACTGTGTGAGGGAGATGAGGTGGTATCTATCAATGGCCAGCCTTGTGGAGACTTAACCTATGCTGAAGTCATCGTTCTGATGGAAAGCCTGACTGACGTCCTGCAGATGCTTATCAAGAG ATCCTCCAGTGGAACAAATGAAACCTTGAGTGCTGAAAGAGAAAACGGAAAGCATGATAACATGAAAAATGAGGACTATAGGGAGAGCACTACCCTGCAAAATAACACAGCGAAGGAGATACCCCATGGAGATTTATGCATCACAGAGATATACTGCGACACTCACCAGGGAGGAGAAAGCAACACAcacttttctgaaattaaacaagAGACCACACAAAGCCACAGAATTACTCCTAAAGTGATAGGCACCTCCAAAGTGCTTGTGACAGATGAGGCTGCTTTCagagggaaaacagaagaaaaaaggccaTGCACTATGGTTGAGCTGCAGTTGTCCCTCTCAAATGACGGGCACAAGGGCACCAATGCTCCTGCTGTGACTCTCTTAGGGGCAGAAAAATGCAGCCCTGCAGGAAGAGGACCCAGTGCACAACAAGATGGGACTAGCCCTGTAATGGCAATTCCCCTGGGCGTGAAAGAGGGCAACATCCAATGGTCAAGCAAAGTAGTCCAGTTTTCCAGTAGCAAAGAGGTCAAGAGGATCCAAGGTGCAGTTCCAACTCTCCCCAGGGTGGAGGTGATCCTAGACTGTTTGGACAGGGAGAAGGAAGCAGCCAGGTCTGTAGCTGAAAGGGGGTGTGTTGATTCTCAAGTGGAAGGAGGGCAGTCCGAAGcacctccttcccttctctcctttgCAATCTCATCAGAAggcacagagcagggagaagacaACCAGCACTTGGAAAGGGATCACAGACCTCTCAAGCACAGGGCGAGGCACGCAA GGCTCCGGCGAAGTGAGAGTCTGTCAGAGAAGCAGGTTAAAGAAGCCAAATCTAAATGTAAAAGTATTGCattgctgctgacagcagcccccAATCCCAATTCCAAGGGGGTGTTGATGTTCAAGAAGCGTCGTCAAAGGGCAAGGAAATATACTTTAGTCAGCTACGGTACTGGGGAGTTAGAACGTGACGAAGACGAGGGTGAAGAAGGTGAAGGTGAAGGTGAAGAGGGTgacaaagaaaacacttttgaaGTGAGTTTGCTTGCAACAAGTGAGTCAGAAATAGATGAAGATTTCTTCTCTGACATTGACGACAGCAAGATTCTGACGTTTGACTGGGACAGTGGTCTACTTGAGGttgaaaagaagacaaaaagtgGAGACGAGATGCAGACGCTTCCGGAGACCACAGGTAAAGGGGCCCTCATGTTTGCCAAGAGACGGCAGAGGATGGATCAGATTACAGCCGAGCAAGAGGAGATGAAGGCACGCACAATGCATACAGAGGAACAAAGGGAAGCCACCCTGTCAGAGAACTTCCAGAGAGTAAGCTCTTCAGCCTatcaaacaaaagaagaagaaatgtcaaggcagcagagctgcgTGAGCAAAAGCTACCCAGACGTGAGCCAGAATCATAGCAAAATTGTACAGCAAAATGGCTTTGGCTTAGCACCACACAGGAACCTCTCTTTTCAGTCCTCTGAATCTCAAAAAGCAGCATCTTTGAATAAAACAGCTAAGCCCTTCCCTTCTGGGGTTCAAAACCGAGCAGCTGCACCATTTTCACCCACAAGAAATGTCACTAGTCCTCTTTCGGATATACCAGGACCACCTCCTTACTGCTCTATTAGCCCACCACCTGAGGCTTTCTACAGACCTGTTTCAGCTCCTGtagccagcagagctgccccaaCTGTGTGGTCACCTACTGAGCCAACAGAACACATAGCATCCAGAGATGAAAGAATTGCGGTGCCAGCCAAAAGAACTGGGATACTGCAAGAGGCAAAGAGAAGAAGCACTTCAAAACCTATGTTCAATTTCAAAGAAACACCCAAAGTAAGTCCTAATCCTGCCCTGTTGTCTCTTGTACACAATGCAGAGGGCAAAAAAGGTACTGGAGCTGGTTTTGAGTCAGGACCTGAAGAAGACTACCTCAGTTTGGGAGCAGAAGCTTGCAATTTCATGCAGACTCAAGCATCTAAACAAAAGGCCCCTCCTCCTGTTGCTCCAAAGCCTTCACTCAAGGTCTCTCCTCCTGCTGGTACCCCAGTTTCACCAGTTTGGTCACCTCCAGCTGTGGCTTCTAACAAGGCTCCTTCTTTCCCAGCACCAGCCTCACCTCAGGCAGCATATCCTGCACCACTCAAATCTCCACAGTATCCTCATTCTCCTGTCCATCCCCCAAGTACTCTTAACCTAGCCGGTCCTTTCAAGGGGCCTCAAGCAAGCCTAGCGAGTCCAAACCATACACCCAAGACACCAGTCACACCAAGTGCTGGAGGAACAAAGCCAACCTTTGAGATGCCACCAGAGATGCGTGGAAAAGGAGCCCAGTTATTTGCCAGAAGGCACTCTCGAATGGAGAAGTATGTGGTAGATTCAGAGACTGTGCAGGCAAACATGGCACGAGCCTCATCTCCAACTCCATCTTTACCAGCTTCTTGGAAATATTCATCTAATGTCCGAGCACCCCCACCTGTTGCCTATAATCCCATCCACTGCccatcttttccttctgctgctaCCAAGCCTTCCTCTAAGTCCACTGCTGCTaccaaaaatacaaaaagaaaacctaagaAAGGTCTCAATGCTTTGGATATTATGAAACATAAACCCTATCAACTTGATGCATCTTTATTCACTTTTCAACCTCCTAGTCCTAAGGAAAGCCTAGCTATTAAGCAGACATTGAAGTCGCCTACTTCAAAGCAAGCTCTGCCTTTCAGACCACCTAGCGCTGGCTCTCCTCCTAACGCCCGGGCATCTTCTGTGTACTCTGTGCCAGCCTACACTTCACAACCTTTGTTCCAGTCAAATGCCTCTACCCCTGTAAATGAATTCTATTCACCTACAGGTTACTCTGCATTTTCTAAGCCAGAAACCACCAAATCCTCTTCGTTTATTGCTCCAAGGCCAaaattttcagcaaagaaagcTGGCGTCACTGCACAGGTGTGGAAGCCATCAATTATTGAAGAGTAA